The Porites lutea chromosome 4, jaPorLute2.1, whole genome shotgun sequence genome contains a region encoding:
- the LOC140933561 gene encoding uncharacterized protein, whose product MSLKTMSRLPQISVTSPRESIKKAIFFPSRGNVAREKTDPLPSGDNSSDNKILKDKNWEAVNKNNTPSVLLRVKPNPRQVEPGHLITDQYVPNKENVLDYRYQQRHKKSVIITREGLAPASKAREREHVSTVSGNMSGGKTQPKKVTVTAGSLRARDQSFRATSSGNEQFRGVISGHGMSRVQDSGLPKYTPKDTDRLSRNSVSVKGISKSKEIVKKEEKLKPQVHHALLHSKHSGGHEERTRRRVSPGSPLKQMTDESPSKGGRRYLNISPKPKDSGIERKLKTPKKVTPIPSPAARHGQNDDSARGSSEDLVPVMELPKVTMNEVLQSWNIGPARNRTSSLAGKDPMEFLLSRERSDSEPKQRTTTLEELRRCRYLRTGGKDEQELKHSKICSCNSCEHGEGLKSTPYLNS is encoded by the coding sequence ATGAGCTTGAAAACAATGTCACGATTGCCACAGATTTCTGTAACTTCGCCACGGGAATCGATCAAAAAGgcaatattttttccttcaagAGGAAACGTGGCCAgagaaaaaactgacccccttCCGAGTGGAGACAATTCGTCtgacaacaaaattttaaaggatAAAAATTGGGAagctgtaaacaaaaacaacacgcCGTCTGTTTTGCTTCGCGTGAAACCAAATCCACGACAAGTTGAGCCGGGTCATCTCATCACGGATCAGTACGTGCCTAACAAAGAAAATGTGTTAGATTATCGATATCAGCAGCGTCACAAAAAGAGCGTCATCATAACACGCGAAGGTCTCGCTCCAGCTAGCAAAGCCCGTGAGCGAGAACACGTTTCTACAGTTTCTGGAAACATGTCTGGCGGTAAAACACAGCCAAAGAAAGTCACAGTTACAGCTGGGTCTTTGAGGGCGCGAGATCAATCCTTTCGGGCAACATCCTCGGGCAATGAACAATTCAGGGGTGTTATTTCAGGACATGGCATGTCTCGAGTTCAAGACTCTGGTCTACCTAAGTATACCCCAAAAGATACAGATAGACTTTCAAGAAATTCAGTCAGTGTTAAAGGAATCAGCAAGTCCAAGGAAATAGTAAAAAAAGAGGAGAAGTTAAAACCACAGGTTCATCACGCGCTTCTGCATTCAAAACATAGCGGAGGGCACGAAGAGCGAACACGAAGAAGAGTTTCACCCGGATCACCGCTGAAACAAATGACTGATGAATCTCCTTCGAAGGGTGGAAGGAGATACTTAAATATCAGTCCGAAACCTAAAGATTCTggaattgaaagaaaattgaaaactcCGAAAAAGGTTACACCGATTCCTTCTCCCGCTGCGCGCCACGGGCAAAACGACGATTCCGCCAGGGGAAGTTCAGAGGATCTGGTCCCAGTCATGGAGTTACCTAAAGTAACTATGAATGAAGTGCTACAATCATGGAATATAGGACCGGCGAGGAACAGAACATCAAGTCTCGCGGGAAAAGACCCAATGGAATTTTTATTATCGAGGGAGCGCTCCGATTCTGAGCCGAAACAAAGAACGACAACACTCGAAGAACTCCGGAGATGTCGATACTTACGAACAGGCGGAAAAGACGAACAAGAGCTCAAACACAGTAAAATTTGTTCGTGCAATTCATGTGAACA